In the Hordeum vulgare subsp. vulgare chromosome 7H, MorexV3_pseudomolecules_assembly, whole genome shotgun sequence genome, one interval contains:
- the LOC123407340 gene encoding bifunctional TH2 protein, mitochondrial isoform X2 has product MAEECADDDDDKVTITALRKAILHELNLHSSVLQEWGVDPTKEIPPSPATTKYTDFLLATAAGKVDGGKGSDKMATPFEKTKIAAYTVGAMTPCMRLYAYLGKELGVFLKQDENHPYKKWIDTYAATDFESNALQIEELLDKLSVSLTGEELEIIGKLYQQAMSLEVEFFSAQLLDEPVVAPLSRYRDPKDKFVIFSDFDLTCTVVDSSAILAEIAILSHQKASQSGSDNVLDRTKSADLRNSWNMLSNQYMEEHEQCIERLLPPEEAKSVDYDQLYKGLEVLSEFERQANSRVIDSGVLKGMNLDDIRKAGERLILQDGCRNFFKKIGETREKLNLDVHILSYCWCAELIRSAFSSVGCLDGLNIHSNEFTFEGSVSTGHINRKIESPLDKVEKFKIIKNDLDNTSPSLSVYIGDSVGDLLCLLEADVGIVVGSSTTLRRVGKQFGVSFVPLLPGLVEKQRRLWKQESSIFKARSGVLHTVSSWSEVQAFILGNDSS; this is encoded by the exons ATGGCCGAGGAGTgcgccgacgacgacgatgacaaggtCACCATCACCGCCCTTCGGAAAGCCATTCTCCACGAGCTCAATCTCCACTCTTCCGTACTCCAG GAGTGGGGAGTTGATCCTACCAAAGAGATCCCTCCAAGCCCAGCAACAACCAAGTACACTGATTTCTTACTTGCAACGGCAGCTGGAAAAGTTGATGGTGGGAAAGGTTCTGATAAAATGGCCACACCATTTGAGAAGACAAAAATTGCTGCATACACTGTTGGGGCGATGACTCCGTGCATGAGGCTTTATGCTTATCTTGGCAAAGAACTCGGCGTTTTCCTGAAACAAGATGAAAATCACCCATACAAGAAATGGATCGATACGTATGCAGCCACTGACTTTGAG AGTAATGCACTCCAAATAGAAGAGTTGCTCGATAAACTAAGTGTCTCATTAACTGGTGAAGAGCTCGAGATTATAGGGAAGCTTTACCAACAAGCTATGAGCCTGGAGGTTGAGTTTTTCTCTGCTCAGCTCCTAGACGAACCTGTTGTAGCTCCACTTTCAAGATATCGTGATCCCAAAGACAAGTTCGTGATCTTTTCTGATTTTGATTTGACATGCACTGTTGTTGATTCGTCTGCCATTCTGGCGGAGATTGCAATTTTGTCACACCAAAAGGCTAGTCAGAGTGGGTCTGATAATGTCCTTGACCGTACAAAATCAGCAGACCTGAGAAATTCGTGGAATATGCTATCTAATCAGTACATGGAAGAGCATGAGCAATGCATAGAAAGGCTACTTCCTCCAGAAGAAG CAAAGTCAGTAGACTACGATCAACTATACAAAGGTCTTGAAGTGCTATCCGAATTTGAGAGACAGGCAAATTCTAGAGTTATTGATTCCGGTGTCTTGAAGGGAATGAACTTAGATGACATCAGAAAAGCTGGGGAGCGGCTTATTCTGCAAGATGGTTGTCGAAATTTCTTTAAGAAGATTGGAGAGACAAGGGAAAAGCTCAATTTAGATGTCCATATTCTTTCCTATTGTTGGTGTGCAGAGCTTATTAGGTCCGCCTTTTCATCAG TTGGTTGTCTTGACGGACTAAACATACATTCCAACGAGTTTACCTTCGAGGGATCTGTTTCAACTGGTCACATCAACAGAAAGATAGAGTCTCCACTAGACAAAGTTGAgaagttcaaaatcatcaaaAATGACCTGGACAATACATCGCCATCGTTGTCTGTTTATATCGGGGACTCAGTTGGAGATTTGCTTTGCTTGTTGGAAGcagatgttggtattgttgttggatCAAGCACAACCTTGCGGAGAGTGGGCAAACAGTTTGGTGTTTCTTTTGTTCCATTGCTTCCTGGTTTGGTAGAGAAGCAAAGGCGACTCTGGAAGCAAGAATCATCCATCTTCAAGGCGCGATCTGGAGTGCTTCATACGGTTTCTAGCTGGTCAGAGGTACAGGCCTTCATTCTGGGAAATGATTCCAGCTGA
- the LOC123407340 gene encoding bifunctional TH2 protein, mitochondrial isoform X1 yields MRLLCLRLRLPLPALRPNPNQTTKSFFSPSSYWLRVTRTSPTNHQKQMSSASSSAAAVAEGSAARRFWIAASSREAAFATYTPFLLSLAAGSLRLDSFRHYLAQDAHFLHAFARAYEMAEECADDDDDKVTITALRKAILHELNLHSSVLQEWGVDPTKEIPPSPATTKYTDFLLATAAGKVDGGKGSDKMATPFEKTKIAAYTVGAMTPCMRLYAYLGKELGVFLKQDENHPYKKWIDTYAATDFESNALQIEELLDKLSVSLTGEELEIIGKLYQQAMSLEVEFFSAQLLDEPVVAPLSRYRDPKDKFVIFSDFDLTCTVVDSSAILAEIAILSHQKASQSGSDNVLDRTKSADLRNSWNMLSNQYMEEHEQCIERLLPPEEAKSVDYDQLYKGLEVLSEFERQANSRVIDSGVLKGMNLDDIRKAGERLILQDGCRNFFKKIGETREKLNLDVHILSYCWCAELIRSAFSSVGCLDGLNIHSNEFTFEGSVSTGHINRKIESPLDKVEKFKIIKNDLDNTSPSLSVYIGDSVGDLLCLLEADVGIVVGSSTTLRRVGKQFGVSFVPLLPGLVEKQRRLWKQESSIFKARSGVLHTVSSWSEVQAFILGNDSS; encoded by the exons ATGCGCCTTCtctgcctccgcctccgcctcccgcTGCCAGCGCTACGCCCAAACCCAAATCAAACAACCAAATCCTTCTTCTCACCGTCCTCTTATTGGTTACGAGTCACGCGCACCAGCCCCACCAACCACCAGAAGCAGATGTCGTCGGCTTCCTCTTCCGCGGCGGCCGTcgccgagggctccgccgcccgCCGCTTCTGGATCGCTGCCTCGTCGCGGGAGGCTGCCTTCGCCACGTACACgcccttcctcctctccctcgccgcGGGGTCCCTCCGCCTCGACTCGTTCCGCCACTACCTCGCGCAGGATGCCCACTTCCTCCACGCCTTCGCACGCGc CTACGAGATGGCCGAGGAGTgcgccgacgacgacgatgacaaggtCACCATCACCGCCCTTCGGAAAGCCATTCTCCACGAGCTCAATCTCCACTCTTCCGTACTCCAG GAGTGGGGAGTTGATCCTACCAAAGAGATCCCTCCAAGCCCAGCAACAACCAAGTACACTGATTTCTTACTTGCAACGGCAGCTGGAAAAGTTGATGGTGGGAAAGGTTCTGATAAAATGGCCACACCATTTGAGAAGACAAAAATTGCTGCATACACTGTTGGGGCGATGACTCCGTGCATGAGGCTTTATGCTTATCTTGGCAAAGAACTCGGCGTTTTCCTGAAACAAGATGAAAATCACCCATACAAGAAATGGATCGATACGTATGCAGCCACTGACTTTGAG AGTAATGCACTCCAAATAGAAGAGTTGCTCGATAAACTAAGTGTCTCATTAACTGGTGAAGAGCTCGAGATTATAGGGAAGCTTTACCAACAAGCTATGAGCCTGGAGGTTGAGTTTTTCTCTGCTCAGCTCCTAGACGAACCTGTTGTAGCTCCACTTTCAAGATATCGTGATCCCAAAGACAAGTTCGTGATCTTTTCTGATTTTGATTTGACATGCACTGTTGTTGATTCGTCTGCCATTCTGGCGGAGATTGCAATTTTGTCACACCAAAAGGCTAGTCAGAGTGGGTCTGATAATGTCCTTGACCGTACAAAATCAGCAGACCTGAGAAATTCGTGGAATATGCTATCTAATCAGTACATGGAAGAGCATGAGCAATGCATAGAAAGGCTACTTCCTCCAGAAGAAG CAAAGTCAGTAGACTACGATCAACTATACAAAGGTCTTGAAGTGCTATCCGAATTTGAGAGACAGGCAAATTCTAGAGTTATTGATTCCGGTGTCTTGAAGGGAATGAACTTAGATGACATCAGAAAAGCTGGGGAGCGGCTTATTCTGCAAGATGGTTGTCGAAATTTCTTTAAGAAGATTGGAGAGACAAGGGAAAAGCTCAATTTAGATGTCCATATTCTTTCCTATTGTTGGTGTGCAGAGCTTATTAGGTCCGCCTTTTCATCAG TTGGTTGTCTTGACGGACTAAACATACATTCCAACGAGTTTACCTTCGAGGGATCTGTTTCAACTGGTCACATCAACAGAAAGATAGAGTCTCCACTAGACAAAGTTGAgaagttcaaaatcatcaaaAATGACCTGGACAATACATCGCCATCGTTGTCTGTTTATATCGGGGACTCAGTTGGAGATTTGCTTTGCTTGTTGGAAGcagatgttggtattgttgttggatCAAGCACAACCTTGCGGAGAGTGGGCAAACAGTTTGGTGTTTCTTTTGTTCCATTGCTTCCTGGTTTGGTAGAGAAGCAAAGGCGACTCTGGAAGCAAGAATCATCCATCTTCAAGGCGCGATCTGGAGTGCTTCATACGGTTTCTAGCTGGTCAGAGGTACAGGCCTTCATTCTGGGAAATGATTCCAGCTGA